From Juglans regia cultivar Chandler chromosome 6, Walnut 2.0, whole genome shotgun sequence, the proteins below share one genomic window:
- the LOC109005390 gene encoding ABC transporter G family member 22-like isoform X2: MEVNKEQILELHGSFEGIDHEAATTPWTVKDAIIVPQRKSCSKISSIAQDDKDEAGISKMKSFDKNLESPTGRKIRKAKSLSAQFLVNIDELINNIPGSYDQTCSVLNRASSNGLGYSFPLAGATMPSENFPDVLRLQSPNCNQDSENGQFEPDHEDEPNSFRWKQINSEPVLPIYIKFQDVKYKVSMKGVKRSGSEKYILHGITGSVNPGEVLALMGPSGGGKTSLLSLLSGRVKFNSGTITYNDQPYTRSLKTRCQDTLIGGKFVRGISGGERKRVCIGNEILLNPSLLFLDEPTSGLDSTTALRIGQILNNIAKAGKAVVTTIHQPSSRLFHKFDRLILLSRGNSLYFGKASEAMMYFSSIGCNPLIAMNPSEFLIDLASGNIKDKSVPSELEDKFLQGSKRHDKKDGGPSSVDVQEFLVEAYEVRLAKIEERKLQKPVIIQSEPEKEGRSNSREWGATWWEQFSILFSRGLKERRHEYLSCMRVTQVISTAVIIGLLWWHSDASTPKRLQDQAGLLFFVSVFWGFFPLFNAIFTFPQERAMLAKERSVGMYKLSAYFLGRTTSDLPLDLLLPIVFLLIVYFMVGLKLSFASFSLTMLTVFLSVVAAQGLGLTIGAAFMDVKKATTVASVIVMAFMLSAGFFIQKVPLFMLWVRYISFNYHTYRLLLKIQYGCPAPTSGSSSCESPFIRGLRLGEGETEVGALMAMVIVYRLLAYLLLRRISKT; the protein is encoded by the exons ATGGAGGTAAATAAGGAACAGATATTGGAGCTGCATGGGAGTTTTGAGGGGATAGATCATGAAGCTGCAACCACACCTTGGACTGTGAAGGATGCCATTATCGTACCCCAAAGAAAATCTTGCAGCAAAATCTCAAGCATAGCTCAAGATGACAAAGATGAGGCTGGAATTAGTAAAATGAAAAGCTTTGATAAAAATTTGGAATCCCCAACTGGGAGAAAAATTCGCAAGGCAAAGTCACTGAGTGCTCAGTTCTTAGTCAATATAGATGAACTGATAAACAATATTCCAGGAAGCTATGATCAGACATGTTCCGTTCTCAATAGGGCTTCAAGCAATGGTTTAGGATATTCCTTCCCACTTGCTGGTGCCACAATGCCTTCAGAGAACTTTCCAGATGTCTTGAGACTTCAAAGTCCAAATTGCA ATCAAGATAGTGAAAATGGACAATTTGAGCCTGATCATGAAGATGAACCAAATTCATTCAGGTGGAAGCAAATAAATAGTGAACCTGTCCTACCAATATATATCAAG TTCCAGGATGTGAAGTATAAGGTATCAATGAAAGGTGTAAAAAGGTCAGGTTCAGAGAAGTATATACTGCATGGAATCACCGGTTCAGTAAATCCTGGAGAGGTACTTGCACTAATGGGACCATCAGGAGGCGGCAAAacatctcttctttctcttcttagTGGAAGAGTCAAATTTAACAGTGGTACCATCACTTACAATGACCAACCATACACAAGGTCTCTAAAAACAAG GTGCCAAGATACCTTAATTGGTGGCAAATTTGTAAGAGGGATTTCTGGtggtgagagaaagagggttTGCATTGGCAATGAAATCCTTCTCAACCCATCCCTACTCTTCTTGGATGAACCAACATCTGGTCTTGATTCAACAACTGCACTCCGGATTGGTCAGATACTTAATAACATTGCAAAG GCTGGCAAGGCAGTGGTGACCACAATACATCAGCCATCAAGCAGGCTCTTTCACAAGTTTGATAGACTTATTCTCTTGAGCAGAGGAAACTCCTTGTACTTCGGGAAAGCCTCTGAAGCAATGATGTATTTCTCCTCCATTGGTTGCAATCCACTTATTGCTATGAACCCATCAGAGTTTCTTATTGATCTCGCAAGTGGAAATATAAAAGACAAATCAGTTCCATCAGAGCTGGAAGATAAGTTCTTACAAGGAAGCAAAAGACATGACAAAAAAGATGGAGGACCTTCCTCAGTTGATGTCCAAGAG TTTCTTGTGGAGGCCTACGAAGTAAGGCTCGCAAAAATAGAGGAAAGAAAGCTCCAAAAACCTGTGATAATACAGAGCGAGCCAGAAAAAGAGGGCAGGTCAAATTCAAGGGAATGGGGAGCAACTTGGTGGGAACAGTTCTCAATTCTTTTCAGTAGGGGCCTTAAAGAGAGACGCCATGAATACCTAAGCTGTATGCGCGTAACTCAAGTTATTTCTACTGCAGTAATCATTGGGCTGCTTTGGTGGCATTCAGATGCTTCAACTCCTAAGCGACTTCAAGATCAG GCAGGGCTGTTGTTCTTTGTTTCAGTATTTTGGGGCTTCTTTCCTTTATTCAATGCCATATTCACATTCCCACAAGAAAGAGCTATGCTGGCTAAAGAGAGATCAGTTGGGATGTATAAACTCAGCGCTTACTTTTTAGGCAGAACCACTAGTGATCTTCCTTTGGATCTCCTACTGCCTATAGTGTTCCTTCTAATAGTTTATTTCATGGTGGGATTGAAGCTTAGCTTTGCATCATTTTCTCTAACCATGCTTACAGTTTTCCTCAGTGTCGTGGCTGCTCAG GGTCTTGGACTGACCATAGGAGCAGCATTTATGGATGTGAAGAAAGCCACAACAGTAGCTTCCGTCATAGTTATGGCCTTCATGTTATCTGCTGGATTCTTTATCCAG AAAGTCCCATTATTCATGTTGTGGGTACGCTACATCTCATTCAACTATCACACATATAGGTTGCTCCTAAAAATACAGTATGGATGCCCAGCTCCAACTTCTGGATCAAGTTCTTGCGAGTCTCCTTTCATCAGAGGATTAAGACTGGGTGAAGGTGAAACAGAAGTCGGGGCTCTGATGGCCATGGTCATTGTGTATAGGCTACTTGCCTACTTACTCCTAAGGAGAATTTCTAAGACATAG
- the LOC109005390 gene encoding ABC transporter G family member 22-like isoform X1, which translates to MSSPSLFLISALKFSSQVISLVPQMEVNKEQILELHGSFEGIDHEAATTPWTVKDAIIVPQRKSCSKISSIAQDDKDEAGISKMKSFDKNLESPTGRKIRKAKSLSAQFLVNIDELINNIPGSYDQTCSVLNRASSNGLGYSFPLAGATMPSENFPDVLRLQSPNCNQDSENGQFEPDHEDEPNSFRWKQINSEPVLPIYIKFQDVKYKVSMKGVKRSGSEKYILHGITGSVNPGEVLALMGPSGGGKTSLLSLLSGRVKFNSGTITYNDQPYTRSLKTRIGFVLQDDVVFPHLTVKETLTYAALLRLSSTLTREQKKERAMNVISELGLERCQDTLIGGKFVRGISGGERKRVCIGNEILLNPSLLFLDEPTSGLDSTTALRIGQILNNIAKAGKAVVTTIHQPSSRLFHKFDRLILLSRGNSLYFGKASEAMMYFSSIGCNPLIAMNPSEFLIDLASGNIKDKSVPSELEDKFLQGSKRHDKKDGGPSSVDVQEFLVEAYEVRLAKIEERKLQKPVIIQSEPEKEGRSNSREWGATWWEQFSILFSRGLKERRHEYLSCMRVTQVISTAVIIGLLWWHSDASTPKRLQDQAGLLFFVSVFWGFFPLFNAIFTFPQERAMLAKERSVGMYKLSAYFLGRTTSDLPLDLLLPIVFLLIVYFMVGLKLSFASFSLTMLTVFLSVVAAQGLGLTIGAAFMDVKKATTVASVIVMAFMLSAGFFIQKVPLFMLWVRYISFNYHTYRLLLKIQYGCPAPTSGSSSCESPFIRGLRLGEGETEVGALMAMVIVYRLLAYLLLRRISKT; encoded by the exons ATGAGCTCACCCTCTCTTTTCCTCATCTCTGCACTCAAATTCAGCTCGCAAGTAATC TCGTTAGTACCACAGATGGAGGTAAATAAGGAACAGATATTGGAGCTGCATGGGAGTTTTGAGGGGATAGATCATGAAGCTGCAACCACACCTTGGACTGTGAAGGATGCCATTATCGTACCCCAAAGAAAATCTTGCAGCAAAATCTCAAGCATAGCTCAAGATGACAAAGATGAGGCTGGAATTAGTAAAATGAAAAGCTTTGATAAAAATTTGGAATCCCCAACTGGGAGAAAAATTCGCAAGGCAAAGTCACTGAGTGCTCAGTTCTTAGTCAATATAGATGAACTGATAAACAATATTCCAGGAAGCTATGATCAGACATGTTCCGTTCTCAATAGGGCTTCAAGCAATGGTTTAGGATATTCCTTCCCACTTGCTGGTGCCACAATGCCTTCAGAGAACTTTCCAGATGTCTTGAGACTTCAAAGTCCAAATTGCA ATCAAGATAGTGAAAATGGACAATTTGAGCCTGATCATGAAGATGAACCAAATTCATTCAGGTGGAAGCAAATAAATAGTGAACCTGTCCTACCAATATATATCAAG TTCCAGGATGTGAAGTATAAGGTATCAATGAAAGGTGTAAAAAGGTCAGGTTCAGAGAAGTATATACTGCATGGAATCACCGGTTCAGTAAATCCTGGAGAGGTACTTGCACTAATGGGACCATCAGGAGGCGGCAAAacatctcttctttctcttcttagTGGAAGAGTCAAATTTAACAGTGGTACCATCACTTACAATGACCAACCATACACAAGGTCTCTAAAAACAAG GATTGGATTTGTGTTGCAAGATGATGTAGTGTTTCCCCACCTCACAGTCAAAGAAACACTAACTTATGCTGCTCTGCTTCGTCTTTCAAGTACCTTAACTAGAGaacagaagaaagaaagggcAATGAATGTTATTAGCGAGCTAGGCCTTGAAAG GTGCCAAGATACCTTAATTGGTGGCAAATTTGTAAGAGGGATTTCTGGtggtgagagaaagagggttTGCATTGGCAATGAAATCCTTCTCAACCCATCCCTACTCTTCTTGGATGAACCAACATCTGGTCTTGATTCAACAACTGCACTCCGGATTGGTCAGATACTTAATAACATTGCAAAG GCTGGCAAGGCAGTGGTGACCACAATACATCAGCCATCAAGCAGGCTCTTTCACAAGTTTGATAGACTTATTCTCTTGAGCAGAGGAAACTCCTTGTACTTCGGGAAAGCCTCTGAAGCAATGATGTATTTCTCCTCCATTGGTTGCAATCCACTTATTGCTATGAACCCATCAGAGTTTCTTATTGATCTCGCAAGTGGAAATATAAAAGACAAATCAGTTCCATCAGAGCTGGAAGATAAGTTCTTACAAGGAAGCAAAAGACATGACAAAAAAGATGGAGGACCTTCCTCAGTTGATGTCCAAGAG TTTCTTGTGGAGGCCTACGAAGTAAGGCTCGCAAAAATAGAGGAAAGAAAGCTCCAAAAACCTGTGATAATACAGAGCGAGCCAGAAAAAGAGGGCAGGTCAAATTCAAGGGAATGGGGAGCAACTTGGTGGGAACAGTTCTCAATTCTTTTCAGTAGGGGCCTTAAAGAGAGACGCCATGAATACCTAAGCTGTATGCGCGTAACTCAAGTTATTTCTACTGCAGTAATCATTGGGCTGCTTTGGTGGCATTCAGATGCTTCAACTCCTAAGCGACTTCAAGATCAG GCAGGGCTGTTGTTCTTTGTTTCAGTATTTTGGGGCTTCTTTCCTTTATTCAATGCCATATTCACATTCCCACAAGAAAGAGCTATGCTGGCTAAAGAGAGATCAGTTGGGATGTATAAACTCAGCGCTTACTTTTTAGGCAGAACCACTAGTGATCTTCCTTTGGATCTCCTACTGCCTATAGTGTTCCTTCTAATAGTTTATTTCATGGTGGGATTGAAGCTTAGCTTTGCATCATTTTCTCTAACCATGCTTACAGTTTTCCTCAGTGTCGTGGCTGCTCAG GGTCTTGGACTGACCATAGGAGCAGCATTTATGGATGTGAAGAAAGCCACAACAGTAGCTTCCGTCATAGTTATGGCCTTCATGTTATCTGCTGGATTCTTTATCCAG AAAGTCCCATTATTCATGTTGTGGGTACGCTACATCTCATTCAACTATCACACATATAGGTTGCTCCTAAAAATACAGTATGGATGCCCAGCTCCAACTTCTGGATCAAGTTCTTGCGAGTCTCCTTTCATCAGAGGATTAAGACTGGGTGAAGGTGAAACAGAAGTCGGGGCTCTGATGGCCATGGTCATTGTGTATAGGCTACTTGCCTACTTACTCCTAAGGAGAATTTCTAAGACATAG